Proteins found in one Brassica oleracea var. oleracea cultivar TO1000 unplaced genomic scaffold, BOL UnpScaffold01511, whole genome shotgun sequence genomic segment:
- the LOC106321380 gene encoding uncharacterized protein LOC106321380, with amino-acid sequence MATDLNGKIDIIYSELMRKFDALSGHIKILDGQVAENATSIKRVTGRLPGGKCLNPSAIEINYAEKRAQVEKTGESRSRPIALDSLNPESETPQEKEWSNAEEATINLEGEEEELEEDVDIDRQEGTNVDRPNTTHTKRELDEAICKKAFDKITLEMPLSAAIEVSSSIKKYLKDMVSNSFPAAEHIVMMVSEEVSAIIQGSSVNLMPHFVAISLGYDKFKLTKITLVLADRSVRVSEGVCDDVPIKINDCHVPTDFVVLKYQNEPKDPLILVRPFLATAGVIIDVKEGRIRLNIGNIPMTSTWKT; translated from the exons ATGGCCACTGATCTGAACGGAAAGATAGACATAATCTACAGTGAGCTAATGAGGAAATTCGACGCTTTAAGTGGACACATTAAGATACTGGACGGTCAAGTCGCGGAAAACGCGACCTCCATCAAAAGGGTGACAGGACGTCTCCCTGG CGGAAAATGCCTCAACCCGAGCGCAATAGAAATCAACTATGCAGAGAAACGTGCTCAAGTTGAGAAAACCGGTGAAAGTAGGTCACGACCAATAGCCCTCGATAGTCTCAACCCAGAATCAGAAACACCTCAAGAGAAAGAGTGGTCCAACGCTGAGGAAGCAACCATCAACCTCGAAGGGGAAGAAGAGGAGTTAGAAGAAGATgtagatatcgatcgacaagaaggaACGAACGTCGATCGACCCAACACA ACACATACTAAGAGAGAATTAGATGaagcgatctgcaagaaagcattcgataaaatCACGTTGGAAATGCCATTGAGTGCTGCCATAGAAGTTTCATCATCAATAAAGAAATATCTAAAGgacatggtatccaacagcttcccaGCTGCTGAACACATtgtcatgatggtttcagaggaagtaagtgcaataatccaag GTTCCAGTGTAAACCTCATGCCGCACTTTGTCGCGATATCCCTGGGATACGACAAGTTCAAGCttaccaaaataactttggttcttgccgatagatccgttagaGTATCTGAGGGAGTATGTGACGACGTGCCAATAAAGATTAACGACTGTCACGTACCAACGGATTTTGTTGTGCtgaaataccagaatgaaccgAAAGATCCCCTCATTTTGGTTAGACCATTTCTAGCTACAGCTGGTGTGATCATCGATGTCAAGGAAGGTAGGATACgtctaaacattggaaacattccgATGACTTCGACATGGAAAACCTGA